The Desulfovibrio fairfieldensis sequence AAGCGCCGCCGCCATGTACCGCCTGCTGGCCGTGGCCCGCTATGAGGACCGTTTCGTCATTCCCACGGTACGGCGCGAAGACGCCCCCGGCGAGGATGTGGAAGCCCTCAAGGGCCATACCGGCTACCCGGACCGCGACCCCGTGGCTCCGGAGTTCAAGGGGGTGCACGCATGACCCGCGCCGAAACCTTCTTGTGGGCGGCGCAGCTTCTGCGCTACCCGGACGAGGAGCTGGCCGCCCTGGCGCGCGAGGCGCGCCGGGAGCCCGCGCCCGCCTGGGCCGTCGCCTTTCTGGACCATGCGGCGGCCACGCCGCTGCTGGATCTGCAGGCGGCCTTCGTGCAGACCTTTGATCTCAACCGCGCCGCCTGCCTGTATCTGACCACGCACGCCTACGGCGACTCCCCCTTGCAGGGGCGCGCCCTGGCCGCGCTGACGGAACTGTACCGCGACAGCGGGTGCACGCCTTCCGGCGGGGAACTGCCGGACTATCTGCCGCTGGTGTTGGAATTCCTGGCAATGTCTCCGGCCTGGGCCGCCGCCTGCCTGTGCGAAAAATTCGCCACGGCGGCACAGGGCATCGCCGCGCATCTCGCGGCGGAAAACAGCCCCTGGGCGCCCATGCTGCGCGCCGCCGCCGACGCCATGCGGGAGTGCGCTCCCGACGCCGACCCCGATCCCGCGTCCCCCGACGACCATCCCGCAATCCGGGGCGGCAGCCGTGCGGCGCGGAACATTTCCCCCCGGGAGGTATGCATATGACTCCGCTCATGAAGCTGTTCATCGCCGCTTTCGCGGTGTACCCCTATATCTGTCTGACCCTGCTGACCGGCGGCCTGCTGCTGCGCTACACCTACGCCCAGGAAGAGTGGAACGCCCGTTCCAGCCAGTTCCTGGAAAGCCGGATGCTGCGTTGCGGCAGTCTCATCTTCCACATCGGCATCCTGCTCTCTCTGGGCGGGCATATCGTGGGCCTGGTGCTGCCGCCCGAAGCCCTGCGCGCCGTGGGCGTCTCCGCCCAGGCCCACGCCCAAATAGCCGGGCTGGCGGGCATGCTCATCGCGCCCATGGTGCTGCTGGGCGTGGGCATTCTGCTGCTGCGCCGGATAATCTGCCTGCCCGTGCGCCTTACCACGCGCCGGACGGACATCATCGTGCTCCTGCTCATCGGCTTCAACGCCGCCACGGGCATGTACCAGGCCTATGCGGCGCACTTTGACGCCTTCACCACCATCGGCCCCTGGGTGCGCGGCATTCTCACGCTCGCGCCCGCGCCCGGACGCATGATCTACGTGCCGCTCTTCCTGCAACTGCACGTGCTGAGCGGCCTGACCATCTTCGCCCTGCTGCCGTTCACCCGGCTGGTGCACATCTTCAGCGTGCCGCTGAGCTATGTGACCTTCCCCTTCACCATCTACCGCCGCCGCTGGGGAGGCGTGTGATGGGCGGCCCGCTCACGGCAAGGGCCCTTGCGCTGGTCAGAAGCGCCGCCCCGGCCAACTTCGGCATGGTCATGGCCACGGGCATCGTGTCCATTGCCCTGCACCTGCTGGGCATGGAGGCCGGGGCGCTGGCGCTCTTTTATGTGAACATCGGCATGTTCTGCTGCCTGTGGGCGGTGTACATCCTGCGCCTGGGCCTTTATCCCCGGGACTTCTTCGGCGATATGGCCGATCACGCGCGCGGCCCCGGCTACCTGACCATGGTGGCGGGCACGGGCCTGCTGGCAAATCAGTGCGCCCTGCTGCTGGGGCGCTATGACCTGGCCTGCGGCCTCTTCTGGCTGGCCCTGGCCGTGTGGTGCTTCTTCATCTGGGCGGACTTTCTGGCCCTTTTCACCACGGACCGGAAACCGCCCATTGAAAAGGGCATCAACGGCGCGTGGCTCCTGAACACCGTGAGCTGCCAGGCCCTGGTCATTCTCGGCTGCGTGATCATCGACCACACGAGCTGGGACCACGAGACGGCCTTCCTCCTGCTCACGGCGCTCTTCGGCACGGGCTTCATGCTCTATGCCATCGTCATCACCCTCATCGTCTACCGGCTGTGCTACAAACCGCTGGCTCCCGAGGCCCTGGACCCGACCTTCTGGGTCAACGCCGGGGCCGTGGCCATCACCACCCTGGCGGGCAGCGAGCTCATCCTGCGCGCCGGGGAATCGCCCTTCCTCCAGTCCGTTCTGCCCTTTCTCAAGGGCATGACCCTCATGGCCTGGGGCTTCGCGGCCTGGTGGGTGGTCATGCTGTTCATCCTCGGGTTCTGGCGGCACGCGGCGCGGCGCTTTCCCTTTGTCTACACGCCCGGCTACTGGAGCATGGTCTTCCCCATGGGCATGTTCACGGCCTGCACCATCATGTGCAGCAAGGCCCTGGGCGTGGCCTCGCTTATGGCGGTGCCGGGTCTGTTCATCTACGTGTCCGTGCTGAGCTGGCTGTGCACCTTCTGGGGCCTGGGGCGCTTTCTGTGGCGCTCGCTGCGGTAAAAAACCGGTTAAAACCGTCCACGCGTACACTACGCCGACGCTTCCGGAGCTTCCCCTCATTCCATTGTAATAAAGAAGTCCTGAGCCCGGTCGGGCTCAGGACTTCTTTATTACCACTTCCTATCGCGAGCCAAACGGCTCCGCGTGCTCCTCACCCGCGAGGGTTCGACACGTCGTTACAGGCCCAGAGCCTTTTTGATCTTTTCCGAAGTCACGGGCAACCGGTAGAAACGCTTGCCGACGGCATGGGTGACGGCATTGCCGATGGCGGCGACCACCGGGACCATCACCACTTCCCCGATTCCTTTGGGCGGCGCGGTTTCGGATTCCGGCTCAAGATAATCGGCGGTCTGATTCCAGACCGCGACATCCGTGGCCCGAGGCAGCGTGTACCGGTTGAAGTTCCACGTTCCGTTGCCCGGCCCGTCTTCATAAAGCGGCAATTCCTCCATCAGGGCATGCCCGATGCCCATGGCCAGGCCGCCCTGCAACTGGCCGGATACGAGTTCCGGCACAATCATTTTACCGGTGCCGAGCAGGCTGTGATGGCGCATGATTTCTATCTCGCCGGTGAAGGTATTGACGTTGAGCTCAACGATGCAGGCAGCGGGCGCGTAGGTCGTCACACCGGCGTTATTGCGCTGAACCGGAGGGAATTTCACCCTGCTTCTCTTGATGAAGTCATAGCCGCCGCTGGTCATGCGCCGCTTGAGTTCCGGCGCGGCCCCGTCGCCGTAACGCACGGAGAGAACGTCGGCCGCCACTTCGATGGAACCGATGGTCGGAACATCGAATGTCGCGGTCGTCCATTCCCAGCGGCTGAAGCAGTGCAGGGCAACCCCGGTCACCAGCCCCAGCTCGTGGGCTTTTTTGGCGACCCGTTCAAACGGCAGGATTTCCATGCCGCCCCCGCCGATGCCGCCCTCGACCACGCGCAGGTCATTCACGGTCATGAAGCCGCTGGAGATCTGGCCGCCGGCCGGTCCCTCGCTCCAGATGGCGCGCGCCGCCGGCCAGAGCGTGTTTTCAAACAGAAACTTCGCCGCCTGCCGCGTGCCGAAGCCGATGAAATAGGCGCTGTTGGAGGCGCTCATGGCCGGCAGCATGAACGGCACCCAGTAGGGATTCTTCTGCAGGTCGTCCTGCTGTTTCTGCGTCGTCGTGTAGGGCGACCAGTTGCTGACCATCGGCAGTTCGGCGAATTCCGCGACGCCGAACTCGACGGAATCGGGCGTCTTGCCCAGCATGTCACGGACAATGACCTGCTGCGCGGTGGTCGCGCCGGTACCGATCTCCTGCACGCAGTGGCGCATCCGCACCTTGCCGTCGGCATCGAATTCCAGCGCCAGCGCGGTGGTATCCGCGCCGGTGCCGTAATCCTTCTGCGCCTGCGCGAAGCCGACGCCGTACAGCCTGCCGGGGTTGGCCCTGTCGAACTCGGCCTTGGCTTTGTGCCGGTTCGCCCACAACGGATGCTTTGCCGCGATGTCGAGCATTTCAATATTGCCCGGCTCGCCGAGCGGCTGAGCACCCTGGGTGTTTTCGAAACCGGCCCGCATCGCATTGCGGCGGCGCAGTTCGATCTGATCAATGCCCAGTTCGGCGGCGACTTCATCGACCATCAGCTCCGTGATGCTCATGGCCTGAAGGGTGCCGTAGCCGCGCATGGACCCCGCCTCCACCGCGGGCGATGCCAGCGCGATGGCCGCAAGATCGGATTTCGGGAAATAATAGATGGACTGCGCGGCGGTGGCGGCCACCTGCGCGACCGAGAAGGAGAAGTTGGCGCGGCCGCCGCCATTGAGGTTATAGAAGCCCTTGAGGATCTCGAACTTGCCGCTCTTGCGGTCGGCCACGATGGTCACATCCATTTCGACGGAGTGGCGCTTGATGCCGAGCTGGAACTGCTCATAGCGGTTGTTGGCAAGCCGTACCGGCAGGCCGTTCCCATAGAAACACGCCGCGATGACATAGAACGGGAAGATCGAATGGTCCTTGGCCCCGTACCCCACGGTGGTGCCCGTGAGCAGCTTGATCGTCTTGACCGGGAAGCGCTTGTTGTCCTTGACCATCAGCGCCGCGACGCGGGCGACCTCATACGGCGACTGTGCCGACGCGACCAGGTGCAGGGTGCGCGTTTCGGCATCATACCAGGCGTTGCCGTTGTCCGCCTCCAGCGCGCACGAGTCGATCGACTGCGAGAAGCCCTGCCGCTCCAGCACCAGTTTGCTTTCATCCTTGCGCGCCGCTTCAATGGCCTTTTCGATGTCCGCGGCCGCGTTCATGCCGCGCCGCATCGGCTCATAGGTTTCGCGCGCCACCGTGAGCGGGTCGCGCACGCCGCCGCCGCCACGATGCCGCGTCATCACCGAGGCGGGCACGAAAAGTCCGGACGGGCTTTCCGGCGGCCAGACCGGGTTATTGCCGTCGAAAGCGCCCCAAATGACGGCGTCCTGCATCGGCGAATACACGGATGAGGCTGTCGGACTGTCGCCCCCGATGCGGACATAGCGTGCCGCGCCGTAGTTGGGCGGCGTGTTCGGGCCGGTGGCGGCGCCGTATTTCACGACATTTTCGGCAAAGCGCAGTCTGCGCTTCGCCGCCTCGAACGTATCAAAGTCACGATAAATCAGCAGGGCCACCGGGTGGCCGAGCAGCGGCGGGGTCTGCCCTTTGGGAACCAGAAAGTTTTTGCCGTAGAAGTCGGCGGCCAAACCCTCGGCCTGCGGCATGGTCACGCCGTCACCGGCCAAATTTTCATGCAGGACAAGGCGTTCGGGCTGCAATTCCGGCCCCAGAATGCTCAGGTCCACACCCTCAAAGGTCCGGTCGGCCCGCGTCGCCTTGATGAAGAAGGCGTGGGCCTGCTCCCTGGGCCAGCCGGGCAGATCCCGCGCACGAAAGTCCCGCGCGAAGTCCTTTTGCCCGGCCACCTTGCGCACGGCATCCCACCGATAGCGAACCTTGCCGTCCGGCGACATCCAGTCTGTGGGGCCGGGGCCCGAATTTATTTCCACTGCAAAGGCATCCGGCAAGCGTCCGATCATGACGGAAATGCCGAACACTGTTCCGAGTTTGATAAAATTGCGTCGCGAAATATCAATAGTCATGGTTTTTTTCCTATTCGGGATCCGCTTGCGTCGCAGACTGCAAGCGGCATAAAAGAAGACAGGCAGGCCTTGCGACAGGCCAGTCCGTTATTGCATTCATTTTACCGCGGTTTCCTGGGCACTCACCTGACCGGCGCTCACCGGCACGGCCTGGCCGCCCCATTCCGCCCTGATCCAGGTCACGAGTTCAGCGATCTCGGCGTCGCTCATGCGGTGCGCGAAGGGCGGCATGGCGTACATCCGCTCGCCGTTCTTGAAGATCTGGGTGGGAATGCCGTTGAGAACGGCTTTGATGAGCGTCTGCGGGTCGTCCATGGCCAGCGTCGCATTGCCCTTCATGGCCGGGCCGACATTGGGGATGCCCTGGCCGTTCATGCCGTGACAGCCCGCGCAGGACGCCATATAGGCCAACCGGCCGGCTGCCATGGGCGTGCCGGATTCCGGGGCGACGGCTTGCGGCAGCGGCGCGGGGGGCGCGGACGGCGGCACCAGCTTGCCGTCCTTGGCGGTGAGCAGATAGGTGGCTACCGCCTTGACGTCCTCCGGTTCCATCGCGCCGGTCGAGAAATGCGTGACGGTGTACATCCCGTCGAACGCGGTGCCCTGGGGAGCGATGCCGGTGGCCAGATAGGCGCTCAGCGCGGGAACGTCGAAGCCGTGTTTGGCAAGCGCCGCGGCGGTAATAGCGGGAACCGCCACGCCGTCCACTTCGCCGCCCTGCAAGGCCCGGGAGAATTCGAGGCCCATCATGAAGTTGCGCGGCGAATGGCAGGCGCCGCAATGCGCCAGCCCTTCGACAAGATAGGCCCCCCGGTTCCATGCGGCGGAGCGTTGTTCGTTCCGCGGCAGCTTGCGGTCCGGGAAGTTCAACAGGGTCCAGAAGTTCATGAACGGGCGCACCGGCAGCACGAAAGCGCCGGTATTGGCCTTGTTGGCGACCGGCATGGCCGGAATGCTCATATTGTAGGCGTAGAGCGCGTCAATGTCGTCAGGCGTCGTGAGCTGCGTGAAGACAAAGGGCATTGCCGGATAGAGATTGCGGTTGCCCGGCGCGATGCCGTCGCGCATCACGCGATGAAAATCGGCGCGCGTATAGTTGCCGATGCCGTATTGTTTGTCCGGCGTGATGTTGGTCGAATACAGCGTGCCGAACGGCGTCCCTATGGCCAGGCCTCCGGCGCCCATCGGCCCTTGCGGCAGCGAGTGGCAGCCGAAGCAGTCGCCGGCCAGGGCCAGTTCGCGCCCGCGCGGAATCAGGGCTTTCATCTGTTCGGGCGAAAGGGCCCGCTCCGCCTGCGGGGCCACGCCCGACGTCCGGAACAGCCCGAACAAGACGGCAAGCGCCGCCACGATAACGACAGCGATGACGACAAAAATTGAATTGCGCAATGCATGGCTTTTCATGGCAGCCCCCTACCCGATCACACAGCCGGGAGTGGCAAGCGCCACATCGCGCACGGCTTCGTAATACCGCACATAGCCCGTGCAGCGGCAAATATGCTCGTTGAGCGCTTCCTCGATTGCGCCCTCCAGTTCGGCGCGCCTGATCGGCTTGCGCTTCAGGCCGTCGATGAAGGCGGTCGCGCCCGCGACAAAGCCGGGCGTGCAGTAGCCGCACTGGAACGCGAATTTTTCAATGAAAGCTCTCTGGATCGGCGTCAGTTCGGTAATGTTGCCGTCAGCGTCCGTTTTGGCCTGGCCTTCGATCGTGATGATCGTCTTGCCGTCAAAGGCATGCGCATTGGCAATGCAGGTCCGGGTGTCGACCAGGCTGCCGTCCGGCCGCACTTCCACGACGGTGCAGGCATGGCAGACGCCTTGCCCGCAGCCGAAATGCGTGCCGGTCAAGTTAAGATAATGATGTAAAAAGTCGATCATCGGCATCCCGACCGGCACCTCGAGAGGGCCGACCTTCTTGCCGTTTACAATCATGCTCAATGGTTTTTTCTCAATTCCGGGAGCTATATTTTCGTTGCCCATGCTCATGCCTTTCTTATTTTTTGATCTGGTTGGAAATCCATAAATATATCAGCCGCGCCTGAAGACGACCCGGCATCTTCAAGCGCGTTGATTCAGGGTTGCGCACCCTTTCCCTCTTACAGTTTTCTCTTGAATCGATTGGCGGCAAAGAACAAAACTCAGGCGGGTCGGAGCCGGTATGGTCACGATTCTCACTTTGGAATGTAGGAGCTTTCTCTGGAAACATCAATAGTTGCATAATAATATATGCAATATTATAAAATATGGCTGTCCGGCCCGGCCGGGCGGCGGCGCGCTTCCGCCCGGCGTACCAAAATGGGGGCTCGGGAATATTCTTTTTCAGCGCGATCCGCGCCGCCGCCCACTACCCGCAGCCCAAACCGGAGTCCGCCGCGCGCGGGGACGCCCCGGCCCCTTTTCAAAGCCGTGTTCCCTACCTATAGTGTGCTTGCCGGTTTCCGGCCTCAGCCACGAACTCAAGCACAAGGATACCCCATACATGGACAAACACGGCTTCACCCTGCTCACGGAACGGGACATGGCGGAAGTGGGCGGCACGGCCCGCCTCTGGCAGCACAAGATTACGGGCGCGCAACTGCTCTCCGTGGTCAATGCGGACGAAAACAAATGCTTCGGCGTGAGCTTCCGCACGCCGCCCACGGATTCCACGGGCGTGGCCCACATTCTGGAGCATTCGGTGCTCTGCGGCTCGGACAAGTATCCGGTCAAGGAGCCCTTCGTGGAGTTGCTCAAGGGCTCGCTGCAAACCTTTCTCAACGCCTTCACCTTTCCGGACAAGACCTGCTATCCGGTGGCCAGCGCCAACCTGCGCGATTTTTACAATCTCATCGACGTCTACATCGACGCGGTCTTTCATCCCCGCATCAGCGAGGATATCTTCCGCCAGGAAGGCTGGCACGTGGAGGCGGAAAACGCCGACGGCCCCTGGACCTACAAGGGCGTGGTCTACAATGAGATGAAGGGCGTGTATTCCTCGCCGGATTCCGTGCTGGCCGAGCAGAGCCAGCAGGCCCTGTTCCCGGACACGCTTTACAGCCTGGATTCCGGCGGCAATCCCGAGCGCATTCCGGACCTGACCTACCAGGCCTTTCACGATTTCCACAGCCGCTACTATCATCCGAGCAACGCCCGCTTCTTCTTCTGGGGCGACGATCCCGAGGACGAGCGCCTGCGCCTGCTGGACGCGGCCCTGGCGGGCTACACGGCCCGGCCCGCGGATTCCGCCGTGCCCCTGCAGCCGCGCCGGGATGTGCCGCGCCAGATCGAGGTGCCCTACGCGGCGGCCGAAGGCGAACAGCGCGCCCTGTTCACGGTCAACTGGCTGCTGGGCGAGCGCGGCGACGTGGGCCAGGCCCTGCTCATGGAAATGCTGGAACACATTCTGGAAGGCCTGCCCGGTTCGCCGCTGCGCAAGGCCCTGATCGGTTCCGGCCTGGGCGAGGACACCACGGGCTGCGGCCTGGAAACGGACCTGCGCCAGATGTACTATTCCACAGGCCTCAAGGGCGTGGCTCCCGACGACGTGCAGCAGGCCGAACTGCTGATTTTCGACACGCTGGCCCGACTGGCCGAGGAAGGCATTGACCCGGCGGCTGTGGAAGCGGCGGTGAACAGCGTGGAATTCGCCTATCGCGAAAACAATTCCGGCCGCTTCCCACGCGGTCTGGCGGCCATGATCCAGGCCCTGTCCACCTGGCTGTACGACGGCGACCCCCTGGCCCCCCTGGCCTGGGAAGGACCGCTCACGGCCATCAAGGAGCGCCTGGCCAAGGGCGAGAAGGTTTTTGAGGAAGCCATCCGCCAGTGGTTTTTAAACAACGAGCACCGGGCCACCGTGGTCCTGCTGCCGGACGCCGGCCTGGGCAAAGTCCGCGAAGAGGCGGAAAGCGCCCGCCTGGCCGATGTCCAGGCCGAAGCGGGACCGGAGCGGCGCGCGGCCCTGGTGGAAGAAACCCTGCGCCTGCAGGAGGCCCAGACCGCGCCGGACAGCCCGGAAGCCCTGGCGACCATCCCGGCTCTGGGCCTGGGCGATCTGCCGCGCCGCAACGCCGCCATTCCCCGCGCCGAATCCCGTCTGCCGGAAGTCTGCCTCAGCCACGAGCTGCCCACCAGGGGCATTGCCTACGCCAATCTGCTGCTGCCTCTGAAAGGCCTGCCCGAGCGGCTGGTTCCCCTGCTGCCGCTCTTTGCCCGTTCCCTCACCGAACTGGGCACGGCACGGCGCGACTTCACGGAGCTCGGCGCGTACATGGCGGCCAAGACCGGCGGCGTCGGGGCCGACACCCTGCTGGGCACCACAAGGGGCGAACGCCGCACCTTCAGTTATCTGAGCCTGGCGGGCAAGGCGGTCTACGACAAGATTCCGGACCTGTTCGGCATCTTCCATGAAATCCTGCTGGAGCCCCTGCGCGATCCCGCCGTGGCCCGCGAGCGTCTCAGGCAGATGCTGCTGGAAGGCAAGGCCCGCCTGGAGCACGGCCTGCAGGCCGCCGGGCATACGGCGGTGGGCACGCGGCTGCGCGCGCATTTCACCGGCGCGGGCGCGCTGGCCGAACGCACCGGCGGCGTAAGTTATCTGGCTTCAATACGCGGCCTGCTGGAACAGCTGGAAACGCAGCCGGAGGCCCTGCTGGCCGATCTGGAGGAATTGCGGACCCTGGTCATGTCCGCTTCCGGCGCGGTCTTTGACTGCACGGCCGAAGCCGGGGGACTGGCCCTGGCCCAGGACAGGGCCCGCGCCCTGCTGGCCGAGCTGCCTTCCAACGGCCCGGAACGCACGGACCACGAAACCGGGCCCATGCGCGACCTGCCCATGGCCGAGGCCTTCCTGGCCCCGGCCCAGATCAACTACGTGGGCAAAGCCGCCAACATCTATGACCAGGGTTATGTCTACCACGGCTCGGCCAGCGTGATTCTGCGCTATCTGCGCATGGGATACCTGTGGGAGCAGGTACGCGTGCGCGGCGGGGCCTACGGGGCCTTCTGCATGCTGGACCGCCTGGGCGGCACCCTGGTCTGCGCCTCCTACCGCGACCCCAACGTGGACCAGACTCTGGCCGCCTATGACGGCATGGCCGACTTTCTGCGCGGCTTCAAGCCGGACAAGGCCCAACTGACCCAGGCCATTGTGGGCGCGGTAGGCGATCTGGACAGTTACCTGCTGCCCGACGCCAAGGGGGCCCAGTCCCTGGCGCGCTGGCTCACCGGCGATACGGACGAGATCCGCCAGCGGATGCGCGAGGAAATTCTGGGCACCACGGAGCGGCACTTCAGCGAGTTCGCCGACGTGCTGGCCGAAGCCGCGCGCCAAGGCGCGGTCTGCGTGCTGGGCGGCCCCAAAACCAAGGAAGCGGCCGAAGCCCACGGCTGGGCCGCGCAAAACCTGCTGTAATCATGAACGCCCCCGGCCGTCTCGTGCTGGTGCTGGGCATGCACCGCAGCGGCACCAGCACGCTGGCCAGGGGCCTGCGGGTTCTGGGGGTCGCGTTGGGCAAGAATCTGCTGCCCGCGCACCCCTGCAATCCCAAGGGCTTTTTCGAGGATGCCGGGTTCTATGCCTTCAACAAGGCTCTGCTGGCCCAACTGGGCCTGACCTGGCGCAGCCCGGAAGCGCCGGACACGGCGGCGTTGCGGCGGCTGGCCGCCGGTCCGCCGGGAGTCACGGCCCTGGGGCTGCTGCGCGAAAAAAGCGCCGGACAGGCGATTCTGGGCCTCAAAGACCCGCGCATGAGCCGCCTGCTGCCCTTCTGGCGGCCGGTGCTGGCGGCTTCAGGCCTGCGCGCGCACTGCTGCATCGCCCTGCGCCACCCGGAAAGCGTGGCTCATTCCTTGTGGCAGCGGGACCGCCTGAACGCGGAACTCAGCCACGCCCTCTGGCTCGCATACATGCTCGACGCTCTGGAAGGCAGCATCGGCCTGCCGCGTCTGCTGGCGGACTACGGCCTTCTGCTGCGCAAGCCCGAACAACAGTTGCAACGCCTGGGACATTTTCTGAATCTGCCCTTGGACCCGGCGGAGCTGACGCTGTTCGCGGACGATTTTCTGGACAAAACACTCTGCCACCACAGCCCGGCCGACGGCGCCGACCGGAAAAGCCACGGCGGAGCCTGGGCGGCCATGGCCCTCCGCCTGTATGAGGCCCTTGTCCCGGCGGCCGCTGATTCCCCTGAGCGCCGGACGCTGGACGAACCGCGCCTAGCCCGCCTGGTGACGAGCCTGCGGCGTGAATCCGCCGCCCTGGCGTTTCCGGTCTCTCCGGAGACCCGGCCATGAGCGGGCAATCCACGGCCCATCCCCTGGCGGGCCGCCTGGCCGCGCCCTCCTTTGTGCTGCCCGGCACGGTGGCGGAAAACGCGCGTTTTCTGAGCGGCAGAGTGGACGAGATGGCCCTCTGCTTTTTTGAAGCCCAGGCCTGCCTGAAGTACGGCGAAAATGATCTGCCGCCGGATTTGGCGGAACCTTCGGAATCAGGGAGGTTGCGCTGCCACGTCCACTTGCCCGTGGACCTGCCCTGGCCCTCCCGCCACGGGACGGCGGCCGAAGCCGAAGCGGCGGCCGCGGCGGATCTGGCCCTGGCGGTCTGCGCCGGAGCCGCCTATCTGCATCCGGGCTTGGCCGTGCTGCACCCGCCCGCAGGTTCCCCGGCGCACAAACGCCGCCTGCTGCGCGCTTTCGCGGCCCGCTGGCAGGCCCGCAGCCGCATTCCCCTTTTACTGGAGAATGTGGATTCCTGCGACGTGCTGGAATTGGGAAAAACCTTTCCGGCGGACCACGGGCTGGGCCTCTGTCTGGACGTAGGGCATCTCCTGGGCTATGCTCAAGACCATCTCCTGAATTCCGAGCTGCCGGAAACAGCGGCCCTGGTTCATTGGAGCGCGCCCGGCAGGAAGGATCAACACCTCCCGCTGACGGAATTCACAATGCGGCAACGCCGCACGGCGGCAGCTCTCATGGGCCGTCTGCCGCATACGGCTGTTCATCTGGCGGAAATTTTTCACTGGCCGGGTGTGGCGGCATCGCTGCCCGTGCTGGCGGCGCTGGCCCGCGAAGCTCTGCCGGAAAAAACGGACCCGAACGCACAACCATACGAAAACACGCATTCATGAAAGTTTTTGTTCTTTACCAGGGGCAAAAAGACCATTCTCAGTGCTGCTACGCCTATTAGAGCATTTTTAGTTTGAAACGCTCTAGGACCTGTTAACACTAATTGTAAAAATGTTCTTCATGGGTTAACTTTGCCCTATGAAGATATCCAAAGAACAGTATGAGCGTATTGCGAATAGCTTTCCGCGACAGCGAGGCAATGTTACTCAGGACAACCTTCAAATCATTAACGCCATCTTGTACGTCGCTGAAAATGGCTGCAAGTGGCGAAGCTTGCCGGCAGAGTTTGGAAACTGGCACTCAATTTATACTCGCATGAGCCGATGGAGCAAAAACGGTGTGCTCGACAGGATTTTTGAACGCCTCCAACGCGAACGTTTACTATGCATCAAAATCGAAGCCGTCTCTCTCGATAGTACCACTGTTAAAGTTCACCCCGATGGGATGGGAGCCTTAAAAAAACAGGTCCGCAATCCATCGGAAAGTCCAGAGGCGGATGGACAACCAAAATTCATATGGTTGCCGCGTCAGCCGAATGCGCGCTGATATTCAGCCTTTCCCCCGGCAATGCCGGGGATGCGCCCCAGGGAA is a genomic window containing:
- a CDS encoding insulinase family protein gives rise to the protein MDKHGFTLLTERDMAEVGGTARLWQHKITGAQLLSVVNADENKCFGVSFRTPPTDSTGVAHILEHSVLCGSDKYPVKEPFVELLKGSLQTFLNAFTFPDKTCYPVASANLRDFYNLIDVYIDAVFHPRISEDIFRQEGWHVEAENADGPWTYKGVVYNEMKGVYSSPDSVLAEQSQQALFPDTLYSLDSGGNPERIPDLTYQAFHDFHSRYYHPSNARFFFWGDDPEDERLRLLDAALAGYTARPADSAVPLQPRRDVPRQIEVPYAAAEGEQRALFTVNWLLGERGDVGQALLMEMLEHILEGLPGSPLRKALIGSGLGEDTTGCGLETDLRQMYYSTGLKGVAPDDVQQAELLIFDTLARLAEEGIDPAAVEAAVNSVEFAYRENNSGRFPRGLAAMIQALSTWLYDGDPLAPLAWEGPLTAIKERLAKGEKVFEEAIRQWFLNNEHRATVVLLPDAGLGKVREEAESARLADVQAEAGPERRAALVEETLRLQEAQTAPDSPEALATIPALGLGDLPRRNAAIPRAESRLPEVCLSHELPTRGIAYANLLLPLKGLPERLVPLLPLFARSLTELGTARRDFTELGAYMAAKTGGVGADTLLGTTRGERRTFSYLSLAGKAVYDKIPDLFGIFHEILLEPLRDPAVARERLRQMLLEGKARLEHGLQAAGHTAVGTRLRAHFTGAGALAERTGGVSYLASIRGLLEQLETQPEALLADLEELRTLVMSASGAVFDCTAEAGGLALAQDRARALLAELPSNGPERTDHETGPMRDLPMAEAFLAPAQINYVGKAANIYDQGYVYHGSASVILRYLRMGYLWEQVRVRGGAYGAFCMLDRLGGTLVCASYRDPNVDQTLAAYDGMADFLRGFKPDKAQLTQAIVGAVGDLDSYLLPDAKGAQSLARWLTGDTDEIRQRMREEILGTTERHFSEFADVLAEAARQGAVCVLGGPKTKEAAEAHGWAAQNLL
- a CDS encoding IS5 family transposase (programmed frameshift); amino-acid sequence: MKISKEQYERIANSFPRQRGNVTQDNLQIINAILYVAENGCKWRSLPAEFGNWHSIYTRMSRWSKNGVLDRIFERLQRERLLCIKIEAVSLDSTTVKVHPDGMGALKKPGPQSIGKSRGGWTTKIHMVAASAECALIFSLSPGNAGDAPQGRSLLERLGPAPGPCSLLMDRAYEGNETQCLSRSLGYDPVVPPNPNRLKPWEYDKELYKKRNEIERLFRRLKGFRRIATRYDKLDVIFLAFIVFALIVEALK
- a CDS encoding sulfotransferase family protein — translated: MNAPGRLVLVLGMHRSGTSTLARGLRVLGVALGKNLLPAHPCNPKGFFEDAGFYAFNKALLAQLGLTWRSPEAPDTAALRRLAAGPPGVTALGLLREKSAGQAILGLKDPRMSRLLPFWRPVLAASGLRAHCCIALRHPESVAHSLWQRDRLNAELSHALWLAYMLDALEGSIGLPRLLADYGLLLRKPEQQLQRLGHFLNLPLDPAELTLFADDFLDKTLCHHSPADGADRKSHGGAWAAMALRLYEALVPAAADSPERRTLDEPRLARLVTSLRRESAALAFPVSPETRP
- the cbiR gene encoding cobamide remodeling phosphodiesterase CbiR; the protein is MSGQSTAHPLAGRLAAPSFVLPGTVAENARFLSGRVDEMALCFFEAQACLKYGENDLPPDLAEPSESGRLRCHVHLPVDLPWPSRHGTAAEAEAAAAADLALAVCAGAAYLHPGLAVLHPPAGSPAHKRRLLRAFAARWQARSRIPLLLENVDSCDVLELGKTFPADHGLGLCLDVGHLLGYAQDHLLNSELPETAALVHWSAPGRKDQHLPLTEFTMRQRRTAAALMGRLPHTAVHLAEIFHWPGVAASLPVLAALAREALPEKTDPNAQPYENTHS